A DNA window from Hydra vulgaris chromosome 13, alternate assembly HydraT2T_AEP contains the following coding sequences:
- the LOC136089741 gene encoding D(5)-like dopamine receptor, with protein sequence MEFIFAVYNILCGSASILNLTAISLERLYAIRYPFLHLTLTQFSYRLAIAVTWFIGFMLSGAKIIVAFGYESRIKQFSLSIFILAYVVPISVIVMSYSVIFYYATSRATDYYANRFKHELKTAKTIAIIVGLFILCWTPFFALNIIYGYCKNCSLGKKITGWYYASKVLHYSNSMMNFFVYGYRSPDFRRLFRDFIKKLNR encoded by the coding sequence ATGGAGTTCATCTTTGCAGTTTACAATATACTTTGTGGCTCTGCATCAATACTTAATTTAACAGCTATAAGTTTAGAACGGTTGTATGCTATCAGATATCCTTTTCTTCACTTAACCTTGACTCAATTTTCTTACAGATTAGCAATTGCTGTAACATGGTTTATTGGATTTATGTTATCAGGCGCTAAAATAATAGTTGCTTTTGGTTATGAAAGTAGAATAAAGCAGTTCTCGTTGTCCATATTTATTTTGGCATACGTGGTTCCAATATCAGTTATTGTGATGTCTTATTCTGTCATTTTTTATTACGCAACTTCTCGAGCAACTGACTATTATGCTAATAGATTTAAACATGAGCTGAAAACAGCAAaaacaatagcaataatagttGGCCTCTTTATTCTCTGTTGGACACCTTTTTTTGcacttaatataatatatggcTATTGTAAAAATTGCAGCTTAGGAAAGAAAATCACTGGTTGGTATTATGCATCAAAAGTATTGCACTATAGCAACAGCATGATGAACTTTTTTGTCTATGGATACAGAAGCCCAGATTTCCGTCGGTTGTTTcgtgattttattaaaaaactgaatcgataa